In Antechinus flavipes isolate AdamAnt ecotype Samford, QLD, Australia chromosome 3, AdamAnt_v2, whole genome shotgun sequence, a genomic segment contains:
- the LOC127556765 gene encoding zinc finger protein ZFP2-like isoform X2: MLESVQNLLSLDIETGFKVNERNKSLRIFVEEHDLQRFMDGPCDFNLKELHDFILKVHRYAKSDCGLYETGKRFRWTSFINHCKKMISGSDYLKCFTEEVEPLLPGNQWDIAVKCSSDLSSHQKSDTEEILSISNKSEKAFGQNSNLRTRQQMPIRKELDEHNVCEATSSYHPPLPYHPGMKRSGYDQCGKAFGWKPTLGSPQKAHTGEVSHKCAECGRAFYYRSFLIDHQRIHTREKPYLCLLCGKPYMCNQCGKTFTDISSLTKHKKTHTGEKAYECNHCGKAFTQSAHLAEHQRIHTGEKPFKCNQCGKAFTQSSSLALHQRIHTGEKPFKCNQCGKAFTQSSSLALHQRIHTGEKPFKCNQCEKAFSCNSNLARHQRIHTGEKRFKCNQCGKAFRFSSSLVTHQRKHTGEKPFKCNQCGKDFTQSAHLGLHQRIHSGEKHFKCNQCGKAFRFSSILAEHQRIHTGEKPFKCNQCGKDFTQSSNLALHQRIHTGEKPFKCNQCGKAFSCNSSLTIHQKIHTGEKPFKCNQCGKTFRRSSHLATHQRIHTGEKPFKCNQCGKAFTQSSNLALHQRIHTGEKPFKCNQCGKAFTQSSNLSTHQRIHIGEKL; this comes from the exons ATGCTGGAGAGTGTCCAGAATCTGCTGTCCCTGG ATATAGAAACTGGATTCAAAGTAAATGAGAGGAACAAAAGCCTGAGAATTTTTGTGGAAGAACATGACCTGCAAAGGTTCATGGATGGTCCCTGTGACTTCAATTTGAAGGAATTGCATGATTTTATTCTCAAAGTACATAGATATGCAAAGAGTGATTGTGGATTGTATGAAACTGGAAAGAGATTCAGATGGACTTCTTTCATAAATCACTGTAAGAAAATGATCTCAGGAAGTGATTACTTGAAATGCTTCACTGAAGAGGTAGAACCATTGCTTCCAGGTAATCAATGGGATATTGCTGTGAAGTGCAGTTCAGACCTCAGTAGCCATCAGAAAAGTGATACTGAAGAAATACTTTCCATAAGTAATAAAAGTGAGAAGGCTTTCGGTCAGAACTCTAATCTCCGTACTCGTCAACAAATGCCTATTAGAAAAGAACTTGATGAACATAATGTATGTGAAGCAACCTCATCCTATCACCCACCTCTTCCTTACCACCCTGGAATGAAAAGGTCTGGATATGATCAGTGTGGGAAAGCCTTTGGTTGGAAGCCAACTCTTGGTAGCCCTCAGAAGGCTCATACTGGAGAGGTGTCTCATAAATGTGCTGAATGTGGGAGAGCTTTCTATTACAGATCATTCCTGATTgaccatcagagaatccacactagAGAGAAGCCTTATTTATGTCTTCTGTGTGGAAAGCCTTACATGTGCAATCAGTGTGGAAAGACGTTTACAGATATCTCCAGTCTAACAAAGCATAAGaaaacccacactggagagaaggcttatgaatgtaatcattgtggaaaagctttcacaCAGAGTGCCCATCTTGCTgagcatcagagaatccacactggagagaaacctttcaaatgtaatcagtgtggaaaggctttcacacagAGTTCCAGTCTTgctttacatcagagaatccacacaggagagaaacctttcaaatgtaatcagtgtggaaaggctttcacacagAGTTCCAGTCTTgctttacatcagagaatccacactggagagaaaccttttaaatgtaatcaatgtgaaaAGGCTTTTAGTTGTAACTCAAATCTTgctagacatcagagaatccacactggagagaaacggTTTAagtgtaatcagtgtggaaaggctttcagattCTCATCCAGTCTTGTTACACATCAGAGAaagcacactggagagaaaccttttaaatgtaatcagtgtggaaaggatTTCACACAAAGTGCCCATCTTGgtttacatcagagaatccacagtggagagaaacattttaaatgtaatcagtgtggaaaggctttcagattCTCCTCCATTCTtgctgaacatcagagaatccatactggagaaaaaccttttaaatgtaatcaatgtggaaaggattTCACACAGAGTTCCAATCTTgctttacatcagagaatccacacaggagagaaaccttttaaatgtaatcaatgtggaaaggcttttagttGCAATTCAAGTCTTACTatacatcagaaaatccacactggagagaaaccttttaaatgtaatcaatgtggaaagacttttagacgCAGCTCCCATCTTGctacacatcagagaatccatactggagagaagccttttaaatgtaatcagtgtggaaaagctttcacaCAGAGTTCCAATCTTgctttacatcagagaatccacactggagaaaaaccttttaaatgtaatcagtgtggaaaagcttttacacaGAGTTCCAATCTTTCTACCCATCAGAGGATCCATATTGgagagaaactttaa
- the LOC127556765 gene encoding zinc finger protein ZFP2-like isoform X1: MAPGSQRPSSQELVTFKDIFMDFTEEEWGLLDASQKELYKEVMLESVQNLLSLDIETGFKVNERNKSLRIFVEEHDLQRFMDGPCDFNLKELHDFILKVHRYAKSDCGLYETGKRFRWTSFINHCKKMISGSDYLKCFTEEVEPLLPGNQWDIAVKCSSDLSSHQKSDTEEILSISNKSEKAFGQNSNLRTRQQMPIRKELDEHNVCEATSSYHPPLPYHPGMKRSGYDQCGKAFGWKPTLGSPQKAHTGEVSHKCAECGRAFYYRSFLIDHQRIHTREKPYLCLLCGKPYMCNQCGKTFTDISSLTKHKKTHTGEKAYECNHCGKAFTQSAHLAEHQRIHTGEKPFKCNQCGKAFTQSSSLALHQRIHTGEKPFKCNQCGKAFTQSSSLALHQRIHTGEKPFKCNQCEKAFSCNSNLARHQRIHTGEKRFKCNQCGKAFRFSSSLVTHQRKHTGEKPFKCNQCGKDFTQSAHLGLHQRIHSGEKHFKCNQCGKAFRFSSILAEHQRIHTGEKPFKCNQCGKDFTQSSNLALHQRIHTGEKPFKCNQCGKAFSCNSSLTIHQKIHTGEKPFKCNQCGKTFRRSSHLATHQRIHTGEKPFKCNQCGKAFTQSSNLALHQRIHTGEKPFKCNQCGKAFTQSSNLSTHQRIHIGEKL, encoded by the exons ATGGCCCCTGGCAGCCAGAGACCCTCCTCCCAG GAGTTGGTGACATTCAAGGACATTTTCATGGACTTCACTGAGGAGGAGTGGGGGCTCTTGGACGCTTCTCAGAAGGAACTGTACAAGGAGGTCATGCTGGAGAGTGTCCAGAATCTGCTGTCCCTGG ATATAGAAACTGGATTCAAAGTAAATGAGAGGAACAAAAGCCTGAGAATTTTTGTGGAAGAACATGACCTGCAAAGGTTCATGGATGGTCCCTGTGACTTCAATTTGAAGGAATTGCATGATTTTATTCTCAAAGTACATAGATATGCAAAGAGTGATTGTGGATTGTATGAAACTGGAAAGAGATTCAGATGGACTTCTTTCATAAATCACTGTAAGAAAATGATCTCAGGAAGTGATTACTTGAAATGCTTCACTGAAGAGGTAGAACCATTGCTTCCAGGTAATCAATGGGATATTGCTGTGAAGTGCAGTTCAGACCTCAGTAGCCATCAGAAAAGTGATACTGAAGAAATACTTTCCATAAGTAATAAAAGTGAGAAGGCTTTCGGTCAGAACTCTAATCTCCGTACTCGTCAACAAATGCCTATTAGAAAAGAACTTGATGAACATAATGTATGTGAAGCAACCTCATCCTATCACCCACCTCTTCCTTACCACCCTGGAATGAAAAGGTCTGGATATGATCAGTGTGGGAAAGCCTTTGGTTGGAAGCCAACTCTTGGTAGCCCTCAGAAGGCTCATACTGGAGAGGTGTCTCATAAATGTGCTGAATGTGGGAGAGCTTTCTATTACAGATCATTCCTGATTgaccatcagagaatccacactagAGAGAAGCCTTATTTATGTCTTCTGTGTGGAAAGCCTTACATGTGCAATCAGTGTGGAAAGACGTTTACAGATATCTCCAGTCTAACAAAGCATAAGaaaacccacactggagagaaggcttatgaatgtaatcattgtggaaaagctttcacaCAGAGTGCCCATCTTGCTgagcatcagagaatccacactggagagaaacctttcaaatgtaatcagtgtggaaaggctttcacacagAGTTCCAGTCTTgctttacatcagagaatccacacaggagagaaacctttcaaatgtaatcagtgtggaaaggctttcacacagAGTTCCAGTCTTgctttacatcagagaatccacactggagagaaaccttttaaatgtaatcaatgtgaaaAGGCTTTTAGTTGTAACTCAAATCTTgctagacatcagagaatccacactggagagaaacggTTTAagtgtaatcagtgtggaaaggctttcagattCTCATCCAGTCTTGTTACACATCAGAGAaagcacactggagagaaaccttttaaatgtaatcagtgtggaaaggatTTCACACAAAGTGCCCATCTTGgtttacatcagagaatccacagtggagagaaacattttaaatgtaatcagtgtggaaaggctttcagattCTCCTCCATTCTtgctgaacatcagagaatccatactggagaaaaaccttttaaatgtaatcaatgtggaaaggattTCACACAGAGTTCCAATCTTgctttacatcagagaatccacacaggagagaaaccttttaaatgtaatcaatgtggaaaggcttttagttGCAATTCAAGTCTTACTatacatcagaaaatccacactggagagaaaccttttaaatgtaatcaatgtggaaagacttttagacgCAGCTCCCATCTTGctacacatcagagaatccatactggagagaagccttttaaatgtaatcagtgtggaaaagctttcacaCAGAGTTCCAATCTTgctttacatcagagaatccacactggagaaaaaccttttaaatgtaatcagtgtggaaaagcttttacacaGAGTTCCAATCTTTCTACCCATCAGAGGATCCATATTGgagagaaactttaa